The nucleotide window AGACCGGCGCGGAGGTCGAGACCGGTGGTGCCCTTCTTCGTCCGAACAGCACTGCCGGGCAGATGCTTTTCGACGTCGGCCTGCATCGCCGGCGGGACCTCGTAGTGGTCACCGCTCGCCGCCGGTCCGAGAAAGGCTCCGATGGACTCGACGCGGGCGCCGAGTTCGACCATCGCGCGCAGAGTGGCGGGCACGATGCCGATCCGGGCGCCGACCCGTCCCGCATGGACTCCCGCGATCACGCCGGCCTCGTCGTCGCTCAGGAGCACCGGGACGCAGTCGGCCGACAACACCGCGAGGGCGAGGCCGGGCGTGGTGGTGACCAGTGCATCGGTGGCCGGCACCGGCTCGGCGACCGGCCCGTCGACCACGGTGACGTTGCGACTGTGGATCTGCTCCATCCACACCACCGAGCCACTGTCCACCCCGATCTGCTCGGCCAGTCGAATCCTGTTGGCCGCCACCGCTTCCGGATCGTCTCCGACGTGATCACCGAGATTGAACGACTCGTACGGTGACACCGAGACCCCGCCGGCACGGGTGGTGATGACACGCCGCACCCGCATCCGCGGACTCAGCGCTTCATGAACGACGGCACGTCGACGTCGTCGTCGTCCAGCCGAACGGT belongs to Gordonia sp. KTR9 and includes:
- the pgeF gene encoding peptidoglycan editing factor PgeF translates to MRVRRVITTRAGGVSVSPYESFNLGDHVGDDPEAVAANRIRLAEQIGVDSGSVVWMEQIHSRNVTVVDGPVAEPVPATDALVTTTPGLALAVLSADCVPVLLSDDEAGVIAGVHAGRVGARIGIVPATLRAMVELGARVESIGAFLGPAASGDHYEVPPAMQADVEKHLPGSAVRTKKGTTGLDLRAGLRRQLLDAGVGGVAVDPRCTISDPSLFSHRRGAPTGRLASVIWMDPNPDSDETNDDRPGERGPLGE